The following proteins come from a genomic window of Rhodohalobacter sp. 614A:
- a CDS encoding amidohydrolase, with amino-acid sequence MKKTFLFLQVLLLLFISSKSIFAQSNNSSDWYEYIHQTTEEKYKQIVEWRRHLHENPELSNREFETAEMVAEHLRSLGIEVETEVAHTGVVGILKGGKPGPVVGLRADMDALPVKERVDIPFASEAMSEYQGEQVPVMHACGHDTHVAMLMGVAEILADRKEHLPGTVKFIYQPAEEGAPPGEEGGGKLMVEEGVLTNPDVDVIFGQHISAQTPVGHINYRPGGIMAASNRFSIEVKGVQTHGSTPWSGVDPIVTSAKIIDGLQTIISRRTELTKEAAVITVGIIRSGVRNNIIPEEAYLEGTIRTLDTEMQEKLFAQMHETVDLIAKSMGAEAELTIYEGYPVTYNDPQLTEKMATTIERVAGSEYAHVIDPITGAEDFSFFQREVPGFYFFTGGMPADMDPADAAPHHTPDFYIEEVGMKTGVKALANLTIDYMMMNQE; translated from the coding sequence ATGAAAAAAACATTTCTATTTCTACAGGTACTTTTATTATTGTTCATTTCTTCAAAATCCATATTTGCCCAATCAAATAATTCTTCAGATTGGTATGAGTACATTCATCAAACCACTGAGGAAAAGTATAAGCAAATTGTAGAATGGAGACGCCATCTGCATGAAAACCCCGAACTTTCAAACAGAGAGTTTGAGACAGCAGAAATGGTTGCCGAACATTTAAGATCGCTTGGGATAGAAGTTGAAACTGAAGTGGCTCATACGGGAGTTGTAGGAATTTTGAAGGGAGGTAAACCGGGTCCGGTGGTAGGATTGCGGGCAGATATGGATGCACTTCCTGTCAAAGAACGTGTGGATATACCCTTTGCTTCTGAGGCAATGTCGGAATACCAAGGCGAACAGGTGCCCGTAATGCACGCATGTGGACATGATACGCACGTTGCCATGTTAATGGGAGTAGCCGAAATTTTAGCAGATCGAAAAGAGCATTTGCCTGGCACAGTTAAATTTATTTACCAACCCGCAGAAGAGGGTGCGCCACCCGGAGAGGAGGGCGGTGGAAAATTAATGGTTGAGGAAGGTGTCCTCACCAATCCCGATGTGGATGTGATTTTTGGCCAGCACATCTCGGCACAGACACCGGTCGGACATATCAACTATCGGCCAGGTGGGATTATGGCGGCTTCAAATCGATTTTCTATCGAGGTAAAAGGAGTTCAAACCCATGGATCGACACCATGGAGCGGTGTAGATCCCATCGTGACTTCAGCAAAAATAATTGACGGACTTCAGACCATTATAAGTCGCCGGACAGAGTTGACGAAGGAAGCTGCTGTGATTACTGTTGGCATTATTCGAAGCGGGGTTCGAAATAATATCATTCCCGAAGAAGCCTATCTCGAAGGAACCATCCGAACACTTGATACTGAAATGCAGGAAAAGCTATTTGCCCAGATGCACGAAACGGTAGATCTGATTGCAAAAAGTATGGGAGCCGAAGCTGAACTGACCATTTATGAAGGATATCCCGTGACGTATAATGATCCGCAGTTGACGGAGAAAATGGCTACTACAATTGAGCGGGTAGCCGGTTCGGAATATGCTCATGTGATTGATCCGATTACGGGAGCGGAAGATTTCTCATTTTTCCAGAGAGAAGTCCCGGGCTTTTACTTTTTTACCGGAGGAATGCCGGCTGATATGGATCCGGCTGATGCAGCGCCTCATCACACCCCGGACTTTTACATTGAAGAGGTGGGGATGAAAACAGGTGTGAAAGCTTTGGCCAACTTGACAATTGATTACATGATGATGAATCAAGAGTAG
- a CDS encoding BamA/TamA family outer membrane protein gives MHKREPSLVKIYTLILIAILIITESISAQGFNVFNSRNHPELKWQVVETEHFKIIYPERIEGIEILAGTIAEETYDALSKNLGVTFTDKVRLYLSDEDEIENGFANPIGGGYSMMWVNVNGFRAGRNGSVKWLRHVMSHELGHIFHYKAVESKIGMLQYVIATPISRHWTEGLAQYETEEWNSQRGDRWLRKAIFDSRPGFRDGSSVENGSLMYAVGNSQLRYFTETYGDSTLAKMFSWRGKRLGLLEYHDFEKAFHETVDGGYDAFYEEWRKHMNIYYNTLAASMERTDSLGSESFNMPGQFYLDMVVRPDDSLIAVQSIPSMSRQVRSLYIVTNDSTRESRKVAEGNINYDLSWSKDGKSIFYSRRSRGENSSLSNDVYVLNIETGREQRITHSRKAAFPAPGPNESEIAYIVNEAGTGNLFTRNLETGEEIRVTNYKENVQLSWPVWLADQQRWLLYKFDGDWNRKFILLNPESGEESVLLDNGQGDNQRPILNHDGTKFAYNSLQDEVPNIFVYDFETDSSRRVTNLFTGGEVYGWIAETDSVDFERLLVNASETKRRDHLFWVDVNRTPKSQPVEIPEAYSNWRLKSPPNQIPFQIEGDPSEVVAQYEYQPLKNITHIVSFALPYYADTNNWGLWGMTNWMEPIGKHLVTAFGSVSLPTPAENSYGAINYQNNQLYPSLTFSAYSFPANSRFYGDKFLVEELTGGEVSAVWPLDTFERSYQSSTVGIRFRHVNVDPDNYDFSGNPRIPEPVEGRQTDLQIEWILRKQKPWRLNAIHPLDGYGIKARLLGAEKVLGGEVGYFEADLNAYAVLPSIGAHRFYLHARYQQQWGDPLPQNKVNLTRYDNITITLPDQVFIQFFDNSERVRGYRQYVAGKRVLFGSAEYRMPFIPSLQTEILGLIQLGSTSLTLFTDAAIVGDAIGQDGSTNTIERWGAGAEIKNELQIFGLKFAHSLGVAQPVESLFEDDFVDLYYRVKAVVPF, from the coding sequence GTGCATAAGAGAGAACCGTCGCTTGTGAAGATATACACGCTTATTTTAATTGCGATTTTAATCATTACTGAAAGCATTTCAGCACAGGGGTTTAATGTTTTCAATAGCCGAAATCACCCGGAATTAAAATGGCAGGTAGTTGAAACTGAGCATTTCAAAATTATTTATCCGGAGAGAATTGAGGGGATCGAAATATTAGCCGGGACGATTGCAGAGGAAACATATGACGCTCTTTCCAAAAACCTGGGTGTGACATTTACAGATAAAGTTCGGCTCTATTTGTCGGATGAAGATGAAATTGAAAACGGATTCGCGAACCCGATTGGCGGCGGTTATTCTATGATGTGGGTGAACGTCAACGGTTTCAGGGCGGGAAGAAACGGAAGTGTAAAATGGCTGCGGCATGTTATGTCTCACGAACTAGGGCATATTTTCCATTACAAGGCTGTGGAGTCGAAGATCGGGATGCTGCAATACGTTATTGCGACACCTATTTCGAGGCATTGGACGGAAGGTTTAGCTCAATACGAAACAGAAGAGTGGAATTCTCAGCGTGGCGACCGATGGCTTCGCAAAGCTATTTTCGACAGCCGTCCCGGTTTCAGGGATGGAAGTTCTGTTGAAAACGGATCCCTGATGTACGCCGTAGGAAACTCTCAGCTACGCTACTTTACGGAAACATATGGCGACAGTACGCTGGCAAAGATGTTCTCCTGGCGGGGTAAAAGACTCGGCCTTCTTGAATATCATGATTTTGAGAAAGCGTTCCACGAAACAGTAGATGGCGGTTATGATGCTTTTTACGAGGAATGGCGAAAGCACATGAATATCTATTACAATACGCTGGCCGCGAGTATGGAACGAACCGATTCTCTTGGAAGTGAGTCGTTTAATATGCCGGGCCAATTTTACCTGGATATGGTTGTTAGGCCTGATGATAGCCTGATAGCCGTTCAATCCATTCCATCTATGAGCAGGCAGGTGAGGAGTCTCTATATCGTTACAAACGATTCAACCCGAGAAAGCCGGAAAGTTGCAGAAGGAAATATCAATTACGATTTGAGCTGGAGCAAGGATGGAAAATCAATTTTCTATTCCAGGCGATCAAGAGGTGAGAATTCGTCGCTGTCCAATGATGTGTACGTCCTGAACATTGAAACCGGCAGGGAACAGAGAATCACACATAGCAGAAAAGCTGCATTTCCAGCTCCGGGACCAAATGAAAGCGAGATCGCGTACATCGTAAATGAAGCTGGAACCGGAAATCTTTTTACCCGAAATCTTGAGACCGGGGAAGAAATCCGAGTCACAAATTATAAGGAGAATGTACAGCTCAGCTGGCCGGTTTGGTTGGCTGATCAACAACGATGGCTGCTCTATAAATTTGATGGGGATTGGAACCGAAAATTCATTCTGTTAAATCCTGAATCAGGTGAAGAGAGTGTTCTTTTAGATAACGGTCAAGGGGATAACCAACGTCCGATTTTAAATCATGACGGCACAAAATTCGCTTACAATTCGCTGCAGGATGAAGTGCCAAATATATTTGTTTATGATTTTGAAACGGATTCATCACGCCGTGTGACAAACCTGTTTACGGGTGGAGAAGTTTATGGCTGGATAGCAGAAACAGATTCCGTTGATTTTGAAAGGTTGCTGGTGAATGCCAGTGAGACAAAGCGAAGAGATCATCTTTTTTGGGTGGATGTAAACCGTACTCCAAAATCACAGCCGGTTGAAATTCCTGAAGCGTATTCAAACTGGCGATTGAAATCTCCTCCGAATCAGATTCCATTCCAAATCGAAGGAGATCCCTCAGAAGTAGTCGCCCAATATGAATATCAGCCGTTGAAAAATATCACCCATATTGTTTCATTTGCGCTGCCGTATTATGCAGATACAAATAACTGGGGGCTATGGGGTATGACAAACTGGATGGAACCGATTGGCAAACACCTGGTCACAGCGTTTGGATCCGTTTCTTTGCCCACTCCGGCAGAAAATAGTTACGGTGCCATCAATTATCAGAATAATCAGCTCTACCCGAGCCTCACATTTTCGGCATATAGTTTTCCGGCAAATTCAAGATTTTATGGCGATAAGTTTTTGGTTGAAGAACTGACCGGTGGAGAGGTATCCGCCGTTTGGCCTCTGGATACATTTGAAAGATCCTATCAATCATCCACGGTTGGAATTCGGTTTCGCCACGTAAATGTTGATCCGGACAACTATGATTTCTCAGGCAATCCACGAATTCCAGAACCTGTTGAAGGACGCCAAACCGATCTTCAAATCGAGTGGATCCTGCGGAAACAGAAGCCCTGGCGTTTGAATGCTATTCATCCGTTGGACGGGTATGGAATCAAGGCAAGATTGTTAGGGGCTGAAAAAGTACTCGGCGGGGAGGTTGGTTATTTTGAAGCTGATTTAAATGCATATGCGGTTTTGCCATCCATTGGGGCCCATCGATTCTATTTGCATGCACGATATCAACAGCAATGGGGTGACCCTTTACCACAAAATAAGGTGAACCTGACGCGGTATGACAATATTACCATCACGTTGCCAGATCAGGTATTTATTCAATTTTTTGATAATTCGGAACGGGTTCGGGGATATCGTCAGTATGTGGCTGGAAAACGTGTTTTGTTTGGAAGTGCAGAGTATAGAATGCCGTTTATTCCATCTCTGCAAACTGAAATTCTTGGATTAATCCAGTTGGGATCAACTTCGCTTACACTGTTTACCGATGCCGCAATTGTTGGCGATGCTATTGGGCAGGATGGATCCACAAATACAATCGAACGGTGGGGAGCAGGTGCTGAAATCAAAAATGAACTACAGATTTTCGGGCTGAAATTTGCCCATTCTCTCGGTGTAGCTCAACCGGTTGAATCTTTATTTGAAGATGATTTTGTGGATCTTTACTATCGGGTGAAGGCCGTTGTTCCGTTTTGA
- a CDS encoding outer membrane lipoprotein-sorting protein: MHRIILFVSIIWFANVPLLAQERITDESQARTVFEEVEERRNPIETEWSILDMVITDSRGRTRNRTMQSWSQNRDGNNDNLIIFSEPGSVRGTGFLTVNEDGNETQHLYLPSIGRIQVISAAEQGDSFMGSDFTYEDLGDQNPDDYEFQWLETNDNLHTIRATKPESDQYAFVEFDIQKDTYALETVRYYNESEELIKRLESESFEQITDVLWSPTKMTMFDLREDRKTELTWQKREINTDIPDWRFTVRGLRRGI; this comes from the coding sequence ATGCATAGAATCATTTTATTTGTGTCGATTATTTGGTTCGCAAATGTGCCGCTTCTTGCCCAGGAACGAATAACCGATGAATCTCAAGCCCGGACTGTTTTTGAAGAAGTGGAAGAACGGCGAAATCCCATTGAAACCGAATGGTCAATCCTGGATATGGTAATTACAGATTCCAGGGGACGTACCAGAAATCGCACCATGCAATCCTGGAGCCAAAACCGGGATGGAAATAACGACAACCTCATTATTTTTTCTGAACCGGGCAGTGTTCGTGGAACGGGCTTTCTTACCGTAAATGAGGATGGTAATGAAACACAACATCTGTACCTTCCATCCATCGGCCGAATCCAGGTAATCAGTGCTGCTGAGCAGGGAGACTCGTTTATGGGGAGCGATTTTACCTATGAAGATTTGGGAGATCAAAATCCGGATGATTATGAATTTCAATGGCTGGAAACGAACGATAATTTACACACCATTCGCGCCACAAAACCGGAATCTGACCAATATGCATTTGTTGAGTTCGACATCCAAAAAGACACTTATGCGTTGGAAACCGTTCGTTACTACAACGAAAGTGAAGAACTCATAAAACGCCTTGAGTCTGAAAGTTTTGAACAGATTACAGATGTACTCTGGAGTCCTACAAAAATGACCATGTTTGATCTGCGTGAAGATCGAAAAACAGAACTAACCTGGCAGAAACGGGAGATCAATACAGACATTCCCGATTGGCGGTTTACAGTTCGGGGATTAAGACGGGGAATTTAA
- the lgt gene encoding prolipoprotein diacylglyceryl transferase produces MNTSDYLVWELDPVIFTIPEFGLPFPVSIWGLILGFILIYFGFQKISPASEKEEPESWKVWAVILGSLIVAQIPFLLIDSPTLNSIGPIQPRWYGLMWVCAFASGYMIGVKMYKDAGKSIEDLDRLLMYVLVGTVIGARLGHVFFYEAEFYLRNPILIPQVWTGGLASHGAAIGIIVAMYLYAKKTSWASFFWVADRVVPGVAIGGMFIRIGNFFNSEIVGIPTDVPWAIIFTRIDMLPRHPSMLYEAILCLIVLVVLWTIYKKYDQKPPEGSLFATFLILLFGGRFFLEFAKQTLADFLEGSLLDMGQLLSIPLVLIGIWILWKKVNWKR; encoded by the coding sequence ATGAATACAAGCGATTATTTAGTTTGGGAATTGGATCCCGTCATCTTCACAATACCGGAATTCGGGCTTCCATTTCCGGTGTCTATCTGGGGGCTCATTCTTGGATTTATTCTTATCTACTTTGGCTTTCAGAAAATCTCCCCTGCGTCAGAAAAAGAAGAACCAGAATCATGGAAAGTTTGGGCTGTAATTCTGGGCTCACTGATTGTGGCTCAAATTCCATTTCTTTTGATTGATTCTCCTACTCTCAACTCTATCGGGCCTATTCAACCCCGCTGGTATGGATTAATGTGGGTGTGTGCATTTGCCAGCGGTTACATGATTGGAGTAAAGATGTACAAAGATGCCGGCAAATCGATTGAAGATTTAGACCGTTTGTTGATGTACGTGTTGGTGGGAACTGTGATTGGCGCCCGGCTTGGCCATGTATTTTTCTATGAAGCAGAATTCTACCTGCGAAACCCGATTCTTATTCCGCAAGTTTGGACGGGTGGGCTGGCCAGCCATGGCGCTGCGATTGGAATTATTGTTGCCATGTATTTATATGCTAAAAAAACTTCCTGGGCCTCTTTCTTCTGGGTGGCCGACCGTGTCGTTCCGGGTGTAGCCATTGGTGGAATGTTTATCAGAATTGGTAATTTCTTTAATTCCGAAATTGTGGGGATACCGACTGATGTACCGTGGGCCATTATTTTTACACGGATTGATATGCTTCCCCGCCATCCATCTATGCTGTATGAAGCAATTCTGTGTTTAATCGTTTTGGTCGTGTTATGGACCATTTACAAAAAATACGACCAAAAACCCCCCGAAGGTTCTCTCTTCGCAACGTTCCTCATTCTTCTTTTCGGAGGGCGGTTTTTCCTCGAATTTGCTAAACAAACTCTCGCTGATTTCCTTGAAGGATCCTTACTCGATATGGGGCAGCTTCTAAGTATCCCGCTTGTGCTGATTGGCATCTGGATTCTTTGGAAAAAAGTTAACTGGAAACGATAG
- a CDS encoding AsmA family protein has translation MRTFLKILAGVLIFLILALVGLNLYFTDERLKETVLPKVREATGSDIQVSTMSITFFRTFPQFGVELDEILVPDPESEPVATIDELLLSLEFFSLFGDEISISNLDVRHPTVFYTVYEDSTTNIDFLLENFESEEDTTAQSTSISISGFELTDGSINYRDQTNHSSLILEDLDADISLSFGEIIESTIDAELASLSYSVGETVYLEDLALSMDQTSTLDMENEILTFSEGTFSIRGLALDLSGSVSKWSSEAPEVSLNFSSSSENFGELLRLAPPEYEEQLSGLETSGSLVLEGNVEGSITEGSYPNFNITVQVQDGYLQDPDLPEAIQNINISAVVNNELATIDQFSAEAGENHLRGSGRIERPLEDNASFTLDATGDINLATISSFYPIDEVGIERLSGQLNLDATANGRMDDFENTDFSGEFILADGSLKYADVPNSIEEINARIDANQNRIQIAESGFTAETNQFRLSGTIMNPLDENQRTVDVVSNVNFDLATIKNFYPIDEDTLSMRGKLVAEVALKGRPDPDQIETVLQSGTIELTNGFLSHKSLANPIRDITFRANASGRTLNITEANFATGENALAVNGSVTDYLSDEPVINLNLDGDAVFGSITQYYSLEPMIQELTGNAALNLNVRGPIGNAENMSLNGSFEVENVTARGDSLPLPVTQLSGRMTATPQQMNLERFSMNFGESDIQLEGSLQNYMAFLGEQNSTSAMPTVNGTYTSSLVNVDEMINWEEETDAEPTPVELPDMVASVRAEIDRLQIFGLSITNISGNGRMTPNTLGVSNATAQLFGGEANGNMEWSIPDPLNTSISFEGKLDSLQAKSFFRDTGFLGPKSTIHQYLTGAFSADIEYSAQLQPNLSPDIETAEASGTFGMTKVRLSGHPIQQKIAEYLKVSELSTLTLDRWNANFTMADAVMTLENFKLTSGNLGLELNGTLNMVSDQIDYKATVLLPERFKKGIASVISTRAADALQLEDGRLAVPLQVTGTTASPKVGPDTVTIDQIVRDYVQQGAKNVLRNLLDGSE, from the coding sequence ATGAGAACTTTTTTAAAGATACTTGCAGGCGTACTCATTTTTTTGATTCTCGCGCTGGTTGGTCTGAATCTGTATTTCACGGACGAACGGCTGAAAGAAACCGTTTTACCCAAAGTCCGTGAAGCCACCGGAAGCGATATTCAGGTGAGCACAATGTCAATCACCTTTTTCAGAACATTTCCGCAGTTCGGTGTAGAACTGGATGAAATTCTTGTCCCCGATCCTGAAAGTGAACCTGTTGCTACAATTGATGAACTTCTTCTCTCGCTTGAATTTTTCAGCCTTTTTGGGGATGAAATATCTATTTCCAACCTGGATGTTCGCCACCCTACAGTTTTCTATACGGTGTACGAAGACTCCACCACCAACATCGATTTTTTGCTTGAAAATTTTGAAAGTGAAGAGGATACCACCGCACAATCTACAAGTATTTCTATATCCGGTTTTGAGCTGACCGACGGCAGCATCAATTACCGCGATCAGACCAATCATTCATCTCTCATTTTAGAAGATTTGGATGCCGATATTTCGCTCTCATTCGGAGAAATCATTGAAAGTACAATTGATGCCGAGCTGGCTTCCCTTTCCTATTCTGTGGGCGAAACTGTCTATCTGGAAGATTTGGCATTAAGCATGGACCAGACTTCCACCCTGGATATGGAGAATGAAATCTTAACTTTCTCTGAAGGTACTTTTTCGATTCGCGGACTTGCCCTTGATCTTTCCGGTTCCGTTTCAAAATGGAGCAGTGAAGCGCCGGAGGTCTCACTTAATTTTAGTTCCAGTTCCGAAAATTTTGGAGAACTTCTGAGACTGGCCCCGCCGGAATATGAGGAACAGCTTAGCGGACTTGAAACCAGCGGTTCTCTTGTCTTGGAAGGAAATGTAGAGGGAAGTATAACAGAAGGTTCCTATCCAAATTTCAATATAACTGTACAGGTTCAGGATGGTTATTTACAGGATCCCGATTTGCCGGAGGCCATTCAAAACATCAACATTTCCGCAGTAGTGAATAACGAGCTTGCCACTATCGATCAATTCAGTGCCGAAGCAGGAGAAAACCATCTCAGAGGATCCGGAAGAATTGAGCGGCCGCTTGAAGACAATGCTTCCTTTACGCTCGATGCCACCGGAGATATTAACCTTGCAACGATCAGCAGTTTTTACCCGATTGATGAGGTTGGGATTGAACGGTTGAGCGGTCAATTAAATCTTGATGCCACTGCCAACGGCCGGATGGATGATTTCGAAAACACCGACTTTTCCGGTGAATTTATTCTTGCAGACGGAAGCCTGAAATATGCAGATGTGCCGAATTCCATTGAAGAAATAAATGCCCGGATCGACGCTAATCAAAACAGGATTCAAATTGCAGAATCTGGATTTACGGCAGAAACAAATCAATTCAGGCTTTCAGGAACCATCATGAATCCGCTGGATGAAAACCAACGAACAGTGGATGTGGTTTCAAATGTTAATTTCGACCTCGCAACCATCAAAAATTTCTACCCCATTGATGAGGATACACTTTCCATGCGGGGAAAACTGGTGGCAGAGGTTGCTTTAAAAGGCCGGCCTGATCCCGATCAGATAGAAACCGTTTTGCAAAGTGGTACTATTGAGCTGACGAATGGATTTCTCTCTCATAAATCACTGGCCAACCCAATCCGCGATATTACTTTCCGGGCCAATGCAAGCGGACGAACTTTAAACATCACCGAAGCAAATTTTGCAACCGGAGAAAATGCACTGGCCGTGAACGGTTCGGTTACCGATTACCTGAGTGACGAACCTGTCATTAATCTCAATTTGGATGGAGATGCTGTGTTTGGCAGTATCACTCAATACTATTCTCTTGAGCCGATGATCCAGGAATTAACCGGGAATGCAGCTTTAAATCTGAATGTAAGAGGCCCGATAGGAAATGCTGAAAACATGTCCCTGAATGGCTCATTTGAAGTGGAAAACGTAACAGCCCGGGGCGATTCGTTACCACTTCCGGTTACACAGCTTTCAGGCCGAATGACTGCCACTCCACAGCAGATGAATCTCGAACGATTTTCCATGAATTTTGGAGAGTCTGATATTCAACTGGAAGGTTCGCTGCAAAATTATATGGCATTCTTGGGCGAACAAAATTCCACATCGGCCATGCCTACCGTTAATGGAACCTATACGAGTAGCTTGGTAAATGTAGACGAAATGATTAACTGGGAAGAAGAAACGGACGCTGAACCGACCCCGGTTGAACTTCCGGACATGGTTGCCTCTGTTCGTGCAGAAATCGACAGACTTCAAATATTCGGACTCTCTATTACAAATATTAGTGGCAACGGACGCATGACACCAAATACACTTGGAGTTTCTAATGCCACTGCACAACTTTTTGGTGGAGAAGCCAATGGGAATATGGAATGGAGTATTCCCGATCCCCTGAATACGAGCATATCATTTGAAGGCAAACTGGACAGTCTCCAGGCCAAGTCATTCTTTCGCGATACGGGTTTTCTTGGCCCAAAGAGTACGATCCATCAATACTTGACGGGTGCATTCAGTGCAGATATCGAGTATTCAGCACAACTTCAGCCCAATTTATCACCCGATATTGAAACGGCTGAAGCCAGTGGCACTTTCGGCATGACAAAAGTGAGACTTTCCGGTCATCCAATTCAGCAAAAAATCGCTGAATATTTGAAAGTTTCGGAACTATCAACCCTCACATTGGATCGCTGGAATGCCAATTTCACAATGGCGGATGCCGTAATGACGTTGGAGAATTTTAAGCTCACAAGTGGAAATCTTGGGCTTGAATTGAATGGTACATTAAATATGGTTTCCGACCAGATCGACTATAAAGCGACAGTATTGCTGCCCGAGCGTTTCAAAAAGGGAATAGCATCTGTTATTTCAACAAGAGCGGCTGATGCATTGCAACTCGAAGACGGGCGCTTGGCTGTGCCCCTTCAGGTTACGGGAACAACAGCCTCTCCGAAAGTTGGCCCGGACACGGTAACGATCGATCAAATTGTCCGAGATTATGTCCAGCAGGGAGCCAAAAATGTACTCAGAAATCTTCTTGATGGTTCTGAATAG